AGCGGGCGGACACTACTTGCAACTTGCATATCCATTGTGGGCACTCCCTTGGTGACAGTTGGCAAAGCTGCATGGGCTTGGGGAGGAGCTGCCTGAAAGCCAGTTTAGCTCGGGCAGTCGCTTCGGCGGAGACCGCCTTCGTTTCCGCTGTTACACGAATCGAATGCGGACGGCGCTGCGCCGCAACGCTGCATCCCGGCAAGAGGCCCTGGCTGAGCCTGAGTTATTTGGAGAACGCATAGGTGATTTGATTACCTGCTCGCACACCGCCCACCGCTCAGCGGCCCAGATGGCTTGGTTAAGAAATTCTCAACGCCGAGGGGTCTACTTTCACGCGTCTTGGTCGAGGCTGGCGGCAAGGTATTGGCTCACCCCACCAGAGGATCACTAGATGGCCATCAAAACGCTTGAAGAGCTGTTCGTTCACGAGCTGTCCGACATCTACAGCGCTGAAAAGCAGCTGACAAAAGCCCTGCCCCGCCTGGCCCGAGCCTCAGAAAACCCGGATCTGGCGGCTGCTTTTGAGACCCACCTGGAAGAGACACAGGGACAGATCGAGCGCATCGATCAGGTCGTTGAAGTGCTGGGCATCCGCCTCAAGCGCATCAAGTGCGCCGCGATGGAAGGGCTGGTTGAGGAAGGCAAAGAAGTCATTGATTCGGTTGAGAAGGGCCCGGTGCGCGATGCCGCGCTGATCGGCGGGGCCCAGAAGGTGGAGCACTACGAGATCGCCTCGTATGGCACCATCGCGGCGCTCGCCAAGCAGCTCGGGTACAAGGACGCGCTCCCGCTTCTTCTTGAGACCCTGGAAGAAGAGAAGGCAACCGATGAGAAGTTGACGCTCCTGGCCAAGTCCGGTGGAAATGCCAAGGCAGCCCAAGCGGCGTGAGGTAGGACCATGGAACGCGACCAGAAAGCGTCCTGACCCAGCTGGTAATCCGGGGAGCGGCACTGGCTGCCGCTCCTTCACCGGATTTCTCCACCGGCGGGACTAACGTCGGACAGCTAGCTTAACTCTGGGCCGTATGGGAATGTGGAAACGTAACGGTTTATCGATCGTGCTGCTCCTTTTGCTTCTCTGCTTCTTGGGAGGGCAAGTGTGGACCGGCTTCCTGGCACACAACCAGGAACTCGCTGACGCACACCGAGCGCCGCTGGACCTGTGGGACTATCTGCAGAGCGGGCACTTCGTCAGCGCCACGTTTGAGAACTGGGAAAGCGAGTTCCTTCAGATGGGCATGTATGTCCTGCTGACCGTCAGCCTGCGTCAGAAGGGCTCTGCTGAATCCCGACCACTGGACGACGCCGAAGAAGAGGAGCGCATTGAGGCTGGCCCTACCCCTTGGGCCGTTCGCAAAGGTGGGCTCTGGAAGACCTTATACGGCCACTCCTTGGCGATCACCTTCGGGGTGCTGTTCCTGTTGAGCTTCTCGTTTCACCTTACGGGTAGCTGGCGCGCGGAGGTCGATGAGCAGATGGCCCTTGGACAGCCCACGCCGACGTGCTGGGAACATCTCTGGAGCAGCAGCTTCTGGTTCGAGTCGTTCCAGAACTGGCAGAGCGAATTTTTGGCTGTTCTTGCGTTGGTCATCCTGACCATTTTCCTGCGCCAAAAGGACTCGCCACAGTCGAAGCCGCTGGCTGCACCGCACAGTCAGACGGGCGATTGAGGGGCCGGAGCATCCATGAGTCAGCCCACCCCTGCTCTTCTGATCATCGACATGTTCACTCTGTTCGACTTCCCCGACGCTGACCAGGTGAAGCCCAACGCGTTGAAGGCCGCCGGGCAGATCGCTGTCCTCGCGCGGCGCTTCCGCGAGCGAGGTAACCCGGTCATCTATGTAAATGACAACTTTGCCAACTGGCAGATGGACTTCAAAGAGTTGGTAAGTCTCTGTCTGGCGACGGAAGGCGAGTCGTCAGCGATCGCTGAAGTTCTACAGCCGCACCTTGGCGACTACTTCGTGCTCAAACCCAAACACTCGGCCTTCCTCGCCACCCCGCTTTCCGTGCTCCTGGCCAAGCTGGGCGTGAGGGAGCTAGTCATTACAGGAATGACCGCCGAATCATGCATCGCCGCTACCTGCTTCGACAGCAATGCGAGGGAATACCAGACGACCGTGGTGCAGGAAGCGGTGGCTGGCATTGGCTCCAGACGAACGACCGCATTACGGCTGCTGGATGACTCCAAGGCGGCTCGTGTCCTCAAACTGGCGAGCTACCTACGCCGCTGAGGGGTGTTTCTCAAGCCCCCGTGCCGACCCTGCAGCTATTCTTCGGTCGAGCCGTTGGACGCTGCGTTCTGGTCTGGGTTGGGACGCTCCTTGACGTTGCTGCGGGCGTCGTGAGCGTGGGCACCCGTTGGGTCTTGAAGCTGGACCACCCTCCCCTGTTGCCAAGCGTCTGCTCCCGGGTCTATAGCGGGCTCGGGGATATCGGCGCGGCGTTTCCGTTTGTCCTCGCTGCTGACCCCCAGCCGTGCGTCCCGAGCCGCCACCATCGCTGGATCGGCTTGGCCATCGGCGGTAAAGCCCATCATCAGCTGCGGCATTCCGCGCGGCAGGTCTTTATCCAGGTCGGTGTGCCAGGTGTGCCACGTTTTTCCATACGTGTGGATGAGCTTCTCCATGCGCTCATGCTCGGCCACCTCCGGGATCCCTGGTGCGATCAGCTGCCCCGATTTCACTTCGTGGACGTGGCTGTGCCAGAGCGCCTTTTCCTGCTCAGGGAGGCCAGCGAACAGTTTCCCACTGATGATGTATTCAACGCCCATCAGCTTGAGGGACATGCCCTGCCCCGAGCTACTTGCCCAAGTGCTTGCGCACTGCGACCGCAGTAGAACCCACCGCTTTCACCGCGGCCCGGAGTTCTTCGGCGTTGACGCCCAGTGCCTTGGTCCAATATTGCAGCTCATAGTCTTCGTTGACGTTGATGCGATCGCGGTCCGGGCTACCAGCGTTCTTTTTGTCGTCGGTCATGATGATCTCGTCCTTGCATTCCAGATTGTTTTCGCGACCAGCAATTGCCGGCGCCAGGTCACCGCGCCGCGCGTGCTGCGGTGCCGCTGAAGGTGGGCGACCGAACGGCGGCGGGTGCGTAGGCCATCTCGTCTGCAGCCGCGATGAGCTCCAGAAGATGTGCGGCAACGGGGCCAACTTCTTTCCTCACGCCGATGAAGTGGACCCATGAGCCCTCCACTTCCACTCGGGCTCCATCAAGCTCAGTAGACCGGCTGACCAGTACGCGAAGGTTCTGGATCCACGTCTCGCAGGGGACCGCGTCCAGCTGAACCGCGGTGGTGGCATCGCCCACGTAGAGATCCGCCATTTCCATCCGAGTCACGCGGGGAGTTGCCGCCCGTAACTGTCGGTAAGCACTCATAAGATCTTCCTAGTAGATATTTGATGACAAATATCCGCTTGGCGGAGGGCATGTCGCGTCACTGCGGCGTCAAGGGAACGTCAAACGACTGGGCCGGTTGCAGCGAGTTGCTGTTCATGGATGGATGGGCGGTACGCACGCCAGAAAATACACACCGCCGTGAGCGGCGGTCACCTATTATCTTCTATCGGGCTAACCTTGGATCCGCTACAGGGAGTCACGATGAAAAGTGATTGCAACCGAGTCTGGGACGTCAAAGGATCAACTCAGCCATGGACGTGACGGCTTGGCACGTCCTCTATCTCTTTTGGCTGGTTGCAGGGGCCATGGACTTTCTGCTTCACCGAGCCAGCAGCATCGAATCCACATCGGGACTGAAAGAGGCCACGCTGCACTTGGCGCAGATCGCGATCCTGGGGGCGGCAACGCTCCTGTGGCTCTCCTTTCGAGCATCTCAACCGCTTTTCGTGATCCTTCTGGGGCTGATGTGCCTGCATGCCATCACAGGCTATTGGGATACACGCGTGGCCTATCCCACCCGAGCCATTGGCCCCTTGGAGCAACACGTTCATAGCGTCCTGGACTTGGCCCCTTGGATCGCTATCGGCGCCTTTTACTGGTCCCTTCCTGATACGCACGCGGTAACTGGCTTGGTGTTTGAACCGGCTCCCATCGCCATGTGGCTGTTTGCCATCGTGCCGGCGCTACTTCTTACGGTGCTTCCCGCCCTCGTTGAGTTCCGACGCTGCCTTGCCTACCGCGCCTAGGCGAATCCGGCCCGCAACCCGGCGGTCAGGGAGACCTCGCCGGGTGGAGCTCAGAGATTGCTCGCAGCCGAGCGGGGCGCCGCCAGCCCGTCTCGTTTGTCAGGGGATAAGGATCACCTTGCGGCAGTCCTCCTCCTTACGGTCGAACAGTTCGTAGCCGCGGGCGGCTTCTTCGAGCGGAAGACGGTGGGTGATGATCACTCCAGGGTCGAGCGCGCCTTCCCCGATGTAGTCGAGCAGTTCGGGCATCAAACCCTGCACGTGGGTCTGGCCCATTTTGAAGGTCAGACCCTTGTCGAACGCATCGCCAAGCAGGAAGCCATGCAGATAGCCGGAATAGACGCCGGGAATGCTCACCGTGCCGCAGCGGCGGGTGGCGGCGATGCACTGGCGGATCGCAACCCCGCTGCTGCCTTCCACCTTCAGCGTGGTCAACGCCGACTCGAGCGCGCTGCCTTCGGCTTCGAAGCCGACTGCTTCGATGGACGCGTCCACGCCGCGCCCATTGGTCTGGGTGATGATGTATTGCGCAGGGTCCTCGATCTGACTGAAATCCACCGGGGTTACGCCGTAGGTCTGCGCGGCGAAGGCCAGCCGGTAGGCCAGATGATCGACCATGAAGATGGTCTCAGCGCCCAACAAGCGACAGCACGCTGCAGCCATCAGTCCGACCGGGCCGGCGCCGAAGATGGCCACAGTAGACCCCGGTTTGACGCCCGCATTGAGCGCGGCCTGATACCCGAAGCGTGCTCCCGGACTGAAGCTCGAAGGTGCTTGCGGCGATGCCGTTCAAGCCGAGATCACCGCCCGTGATGCCCGGAGTGCCCGAGCCAAATACGACGGCTCCAGAGTCGTTCCGGATGCCGACGGACCCTGCTCCGGTCGCAGTGATAGCACTGGTTCCATCGATGGTCAGGCTGGTGCCGTCATGCATCAGGGCACCGAAGCTGTTCGCGCCCGCTGAAACCGTCGTGTTCGTAAGGCGGCCGACAGCGCCCGTGGCCATGAAGAGGCCCCAGCTTCCGGTGCCGACGTTGAACTGGCTGTCGGTGGCGGTGAGGCGGGCCGGTGCGAGTGCGCCATTGCCCCACCACCCAACGCTGTCATTGCCGAGCGTGATCGAGCTGCGGAGGACATTTGATCGGGAGCCTGCGATGGCGCCTGTGTAGGACCCGGCGAAGTAGTTGTAGATGCCGAGCGAGTAGTTGCCTGCGGTAATCGTGCTGTCGGTCAGGTTCGACTCGGCCTCGCCCCCGACCAACGCTCCACGGGTCCGGCCAGTGCCAGCGATTCCATCGCCCAACGTGACGGTCAAGTTCGACGCATTGATCTGGCCCAGAGCACTTTGACCCGGCAGACCGCCCCCAGGTCCGGAGTTGGTGATCTGGAACACGGTGGCCAACGTGGTGGGCAGGTTGACCACCGTGCCGTTGGCGTTGACCACACCGCCTCCGAACGCCGTCAGCGCTGCGATGGTCATGGTCGGCGAGTAGGTGTTGGCGGGATTGAGGCCCACTACCGTGCCCGCCCCCAGGTTGAGCACGCCCCCCGTGGTCGCGATGGCGTTGGCCAGGGATTGGGGGGCCATGTAGATCGTGGTGTTGGTGAACGTGCCGGTTGCGACCGCATAGGCGCCATCCGGCCCACTGAACACGGTGATGGGGCTGAAGAAGCCCGCGCCGCCGGTCGGTATCTCGGCCACGATGTTGTAACCGTTGAATGTAGCCGTGGTGCCATACCCCACGCGGACCACGTCCCAGGTCGTCCCGGGGACCGTTGCATCGGGTAACGCGTGCGTGGCGCCGTCGCACAGTGATACCACGCGAGGGTTGGTCTGGATGCCTTGGCACCCAGACCCCTCCGACGGTGCGGTCAGCAGCGTCGTTCCCGACAGCGTGGGCAAGGGTTCCAACCCATGGTCCGGAGGCGGGGCCGCAGAGGTTACGTAGCTCATGAAGCAGGCGGATGCCAACGCGGTCAGCCGCAACGCCTCTCGAGAGCGCCCCCGGACATCCCCCGTCCCCTTTGCCATACCCATCGGCGTAGATGACATGTCGAGCTCCGCTTGGGAGCATCGAGTCTATTTTTGCCTGCTGCCACGTGCATCCGCACAACTGCCGGTTACTCGTCAGTATGTTTACTGAATTCCACAGCGAACCCTGATCACCCGCGGCGGCCGCATGTGAGCCTTCTCTCACAGGAGGCTTCCCTACCTTGAAGTGCTGCGCAGTAGTTTTACTGAGGTCGGATGCGCATTGACACGCATGCATTCAGGTCTGCCAGGACGAGACACTTGGGGCCCCCGGGTCACTACCATCATGGAGTTCCCATGAGCCATCTGCCTGCCCCGCCCGACGCCCCGCCTCCCTCCACGTTGGCCAACGACCTAGCACGTGGCCGCACCCATCTGGGCAACGAGCGCACCCACTTGGCGTACCTGCGCACAACGGTGTCGCTGATCGGCTTCGGGATCACTATCAACCGCTTCAGCACTTACCTGATCCAGAACGACCAAGCGCCCAAAGGCAACAGATTGATGCTGCACGACGCGAGCAACGCGGGTTTTGGCATGGTGTTGCTCGGGTTGGCGCTGCTTGTC
This is a stretch of genomic DNA from Stenotrophomonas rhizophila. It encodes these proteins:
- a CDS encoding DUF1264 domain-containing protein → MSLKLMGVEYIISGKLFAGLPEQEKALWHSHVHEVKSGQLIAPGIPEVAEHERMEKLIHTYGKTWHTWHTDLDKDLPRGMPQLMMGFTADGQADPAMVAARDARLGVSSEDKRKRRADIPEPAIDPGADAWQQGRVVQLQDPTGAHAHDARSNVKERPNPDQNAASNGSTEE
- a CDS encoding DUF6766 family protein; its protein translation is MWKRNGLSIVLLLLLLCFLGGQVWTGFLAHNQELADAHRAPLDLWDYLQSGHFVSATFENWESEFLQMGMYVLLTVSLRQKGSAESRPLDDAEEEERIEAGPTPWAVRKGGLWKTLYGHSLAITFGVLFLLSFSFHLTGSWRAEVDEQMALGQPTPTCWEHLWSSSFWFESFQNWQSEFLAVLALVILTIFLRQKDSPQSKPLAAPHSQTGD
- a CDS encoding DUF3606 domain-containing protein yields the protein MTDDKKNAGSPDRDRINVNEDYELQYWTKALGVNAEELRAAVKAVGSTAVAVRKHLGK
- a CDS encoding YidH family protein, which translates into the protein MSHLPAPPDAPPPSTLANDLARGRTHLGNERTHLAYLRTTVSLIGFGITINRFSTYLIQNDQAPKGNRLMLHDASNAGFGMVLLGLALLVWSLVRYQLVTRDIERGIIDPRHRATTVFTMGLLLLGGLTAVWLFTS
- a CDS encoding cysteine hydrolase family protein, which produces MSQPTPALLIIDMFTLFDFPDADQVKPNALKAAGQIAVLARRFRERGNPVIYVNDNFANWQMDFKELVSLCLATEGESSAIAEVLQPHLGDYFVLKPKHSAFLATPLSVLLAKLGVRELVITGMTAESCIAATCFDSNAREYQTTVVQEAVAGIGSRRTTALRLLDDSKAARVLKLASYLRR
- a CDS encoding ferritin-like domain-containing protein, which gives rise to MAIKTLEELFVHELSDIYSAEKQLTKALPRLARASENPDLAAAFETHLEETQGQIERIDQVVEVLGIRLKRIKCAAMEGLVEEGKEVIDSVEKGPVRDAALIGGAQKVEHYEIASYGTIAALAKQLGYKDALPLLLETLEEEKATDEKLTLLAKSGGNAKAAQAA